In the bacterium genome, CGCCGCCCGGGCCGCCAGCGCCGCCAGCAGGACGGCGGTCCCGAGCCACAGGGCCCACTGGAACGCGCGCAGCCCCCGCAGCGCGCCGCCGTCGAAGACCCGGTCGGCCGGCACGCCGCCGCCCGCGCCGGTCGCGGCGATCAGCACCGGATAGAGGGGCGACATGAAGTAGGGTTCGGCGACGGGATCCCGCGGCGCGGCGCCGGTCAACTCGGCGGCCCGGTCGAGGTACCACACCTCGTCCAGGATGGGCACGCGACCGAAGACGGACCGCTCGGCCTGGGCGATCAGGATCGCGCCGGCCGCACACAGCAACGCCCCCGCGATCAGCAGGGGCGTTCGGACGGACCGGAGTCCGGCAGGCGGGCGGGCGCTGACCCCGGAACGGCTCACACGCTGAACCGGATCTCGAGGATGTCGCCGTCGCGGACCACGTACTGCTTGCCCTCGAGCCGCACCAGGTTCGCGGCCTTGGCCTTGGCCATGTCGCCGGCCCCGATGAGGTCGTCGTAGGCCGTCACCTCGGCCCGGATGAACCCGCGCTGCAGGTCGGAGTGGATGGCGCCGGCGGCCTCGGGCGCGGTGGCGCCCCGACGCACCGCCCAGGCCCGGCACTCGTCCGGTCCCACGGTGAAGAAGCTCTGGAGCTGGAGGGCGCCGTAGGAGGCGCGGATCATGCGGTTCAACGCCGGCTCGGCGATGCCCAGATCGGCCAGGAACTCGGCGGCCTCCCCGGCCTCGAGCTCGGCCAGCTCCTCTTCCACGCTCGCGCAGAGCGCCACCACCTCGGCGCCCATGGCGCGGGCCGCGGCGACCGCGTCATCCGGCGCGTCCTCGCCCTCGGCGTGGTTCAGCACGACGATCATGGGCTTGAGCGTGAGGAAGGCGTAGCCCGACGAGATCTTGGCCTCGTCCGGATTGAGCTCGAGATCGCGCAGCGGCCGGTCGTTCTCGAGCTGCGCGCGGAAGCGCTCCATCATCGGCGGCTCGAGGGGGTTGGCCACCTTGCCCATGCGGGCCTTTTCCTTGGCCAGCTTCTCCAGCCGGTTCTCGACGATCTGCAGGTCGGCCAGGCCCAGCTCGAGGGCCATCGATTCGAGCTCGCCCACGGGATCGGGCGCGCCGTAGCCGCCGCCGAAGCAGCGCACCACCTGGGCCAGGGCGTCGACCTTGCGGCCGTGCTCGAGGAACTTGGTCGACTCGCGCTGACCGCCCCCGTCGCCGCCCGCGAAGCCCGGGATGTCGACCCACTCGACGCTCGCATTCACCTGCCGCTTGGGCTTGAACATGGCCGTCAGGCGATCGAGGCGCGGATCGGGCACCCGGCCCACGGCCAGATGCGGCTCGACGCCCCCAACCCCCGTCGGCTGGCCGGCGCCGGTGATGACGTTGAAGAGGGTGGTCTTGCCGGTGAACTTGAATCCGATGATGCCGATCTGCACGGTCGCCTCCAGGCCCTGTGGCCGGACGGGGGTTCGGTTCTGCCGGCCATATAGTCGCTCGCCGGCTGCACGATGTCCAGCCGGCGGCGACGTCCGTTGCGGAGGGGATGCGGATCAGATGCTGGGCGGGTCGTCCAGCTCGCGATCGTGCGAGAGCGAGTACTCCGACCATTCGCCGGCGCGGCCGAGCTGGTCGACACCGCGCACACGGATCCGGTAGAGCTTCACCCACTCCACGTCGAAGGTGACCTCCGGCTCGGTGACGGTGGTGGAGATGACTTCATCGGATCCCTCGACCCCTGCATGGATCTCCACGTCGTACCGCACGGCCACCGCGCCGGTGGTCGGCGGGGTCCAGCGGAAGGTCATGGGCTCCGGAGTCGGGAAGGGATCGGGCCAGACGGCATAGAGCAGCCCTGCGAGAAGCAGGACCGCGACCACGATGACCGTCAGGTACCGGTTTTTTTTAGCGGTCATGGTCTTGTCACCCTGTCCGGTGGGGGCTTCAAGTAATGTCTCAGGTTCAGTTATTACCGTGTTTCCAAACTTACGTCTAGAGATCCGGTTTCGGGAGCGTCCCGGCCGCCGATTCTCAATATCAGCCGCAAAACCGCTCCTAGCCCCAAAAATAAGAGATTTTGCCGTTTGCCACAACCGCTAAAGGGACCGCATATTGCTGTGTCGGGACAAGGCAGTCCCTAGTGCGCGGTCTAACCCCACGAATCGGCACCTGCGCTCGCATGTCCATGGAGGAAGCTGGAGAATGACCGGCAAATTCCTGATCGCGACCGGCCTGGTCCTGGCCGCGTCCCTGATCCCCGGAACCCTTCCCGCCACCGCCGAGGCCGCCACCCTGAGCGTCCCCGCCAACCACGCCACGATCGCCGAGGCCTTCGCGGCCGCGGCCACCGGTGACCGCGTGGAAGTGGCGCCCGGCACCTACTACGAATCCGGCCTGCGGCTGCCGAACGGGGTCGCCCTCGTCGGCGCCAGCGGCGATCCCCGCGATGTCGTGATCGACGCCCGCAGCGAGGGCCGGATCCTGCTGGTCGACGGCGCGTCCCAGGCGACCCTGGTCTCGAACATCACCTTCCGCAACGGCTACGCCGCCGGCCGGACGGGCTTCGAGCGCAGCGGCGGCGCCATCTTCTGTTCCGGCAGCACGGTCCAGATCTACAACTGCACCTTCGAGGGCAACCAGAGCCAGGGCAGCGGCGGCGCCATCCGGTGCACCATGTCCACGCCCCTGATCACGGGCTGCGTCTTCCGCGACAACCGTGCCGAGGAGGGCGGCGGCGCCATCGACTGCAGCATCTACTCGTCGCCGCTCATCCGCGGCTGCACCTTCACGGCCAACGCCGCCAGCTGGGGGGGCGCCCTGAGCTGCCGCGGCGCCTCGTCGCCCACGGTGTACTCGTCGATCTTCGACGGCAACGGCACCTTCGGCGACAAGTCGTACGGCGGCGCCATCTTCGCCGACGTGGCCTCGCAGCCCGCCATCGACCAGTCGACGTTCTACGGCAACACGGCGCGCTACGGCGGCGCCCTGGCCTGCTTCGAGGACGCGACCACCGATCTCGAGCACTGCACCCTGACCGAGAACACGGCCGAGGTGCTCGGAGGCGGGCTCTTCGCCTACGAGTCCTCGCCGAACATCACCGCCACCATCGTCGCCTTCCAGAACGGCAGCGGCATCAGCGCCGAGGGCGCGGGCCAGCCGCAGATCACCTGTTCGAACATCTACGGCAACAGCCAGGGCGACTGGGTGGGGGCCATCGCGACGCAGCTGGCGACGGCCGACAACATCACCGCCGATCCGCTCTTCTGCGGCTCGGGGGACGGCGCCGCCGCGTTCACCCTGGCGACCAGCAGCCCCAGCAGCGGCGACGGCCCGTGCGGCACCATGGGCGCCTGGCCGGTGGGCTGTTCCCTCTCCGCCATCTCCGTGACGGCGTTCGGCGCCACCTGGGACGGCCAGGCCGTGACCCTCGAGTGGCACGCCCTGCTCTACGACCAGGCCGTCGAGTTCCGGGTGACCGGCGCCTGGGCCGACGAGCCGGCATCCAGTTGGGACGTGCCGTTCACGGTGCTCGGCGGCGGGTTCTACGAAGCGGTCGACCGCACGGCCGCCGGCTCCGGCGACGTCGTCTACCGCCTCTACATGGACGCCGGCACCGGCTCGTGGGAGTACCTCGACGAGGCCCGCCTCACGCCCGTGCCCGCCTTCACCGGCATCCGCGAACTGAAGGCCTATCCCAATCCGTTCAATCCCATGACCACCATCAGCTTCCGCCTCGGGACGGCCCAGCGCGCCCGCATCTCGGTCTACACCCCGAGCGGCCGCCGCGTCGCCGTCCTCGCCGACCAGGAGTTCGGCGCCGGGCCCCAGTCCGTCAACTGGGAAGGCCTGGACGCCAGCGGCGCCCGCGTCGGGTCGGGGCTGTACATCGTGCTGGTCGAAGGGGCCACCGAGCGGCTCACGCGGAAGATCACTCTCGTCAAGTAGCGGACCCGCAGCGCCGGAGACGGCGCGCCACGACCCCGGCGGCCGGACGACCGTCGGGGTCGTGGCTTTCCTCGTGCACCAGGATCTCGCAGGTCGGCCGCGACCCACGCCACCTCCACCCCGAGGTCGGCGGCCAGCAGGCGGCCGAACGCCAGGGCCTCCGGTTGCCAGTCCACCGCCGTGACGCGGTAGCCCCGCGCCGCCAGCCACACGGCCGCCCGCCCGCTCCCGCAGGCCAGGTCCAGCACCGGCCCCAGCGCCGGCGGCGGCAGCAGATCCGCGTGGGCGGCCAGGAAGGCCGGCGGCTCCCACAGGTGCCGGCCCGCGTCGCCCCGCTCCGCCAGGGCGCCGGGCGGCAGATCGGCCGGCGTGCAGCCCGTGACCGGCACCCGTCCGCGTCCCTCCAGATGGGCGGCGAGGGCGGTGGCCAGCGCGCCGTCGTCCGCCACCACGAGCAGCGGCACTTCGCGCGGCGGCAGGAAGATCGACGGCACGGCGGCGTTGAAGTGCTCCGTGGCGCTCGCTCCCGGCGGCGGGGACGTCACCGGCCGGCCCACGGCGCCGGGCAGGTGGCCGGCCCGGAACGCGGCCGACGGGCGGATGTCGAGCACCCGCGGCGGCGCGGAAGCGGCGGCTGGGTTGCGGGGGGACATCGCTCCTCTTTTCCCGGTGACGATTTCGAGATTCCGGCTTTATTATGGGCGGGGGCCGCCGAAGACAAAGCCGGTGCACAGGACCATCTTCCCACGCCCCATCCGCCGTCGCCACCCGGGAGTCCGGGGCGACCGGTTTTTTGCTGTTGGCCCACGAGACGGAGTGGACATGCCTGCCATCCAGAATTTCGTCGTCACGCCCAATCTGCCCGACCCCCTCAAGCCGCTGCTCGACATCGCCCGCAACGTGTGGTGGACGTGGAACGTCGAGGCGATCAACCTGCTGCGCCGGGTCGATCCCGACCAGTGGGACGCCCACGACGGCAATCCCGTCGCGGTGCTGGGGTCCCTGTCGCCGGAGCGCGTGGCGGCCCTGGGCAAGGACCGGGCGTTCCTCGCCCACCTCGAGCGCGTGCGCGAGGACCTCGACCGCTACCTCAACCGCCCCACCTGGTTCCAGGGCGAGCACGACGACCTGCCGACCGCGCGGGTCGGCTACTTCTCCCTCGAGTTCGGCCTGCACGAGTCGCTGCCCCTGTACTCGGGCGGCCTGGGCATCCTGGCGGGCGACCATCTCAAGTCGGCGACGGATCTCGGCCTGCCCCTGGTGGGCGTGGGCCTGGCCTACAAGGAGGGCTACTTCCGCCAGTACCTGAACCACGACGGCTGGCAGATGGAAGGCTACACCGTCAACGACTTCTACAACATGTCGATGGAGCAGGTGCGCGACGACGCGGGCGATCCCCGCACCATCGAGGTCCACTACCCCGGCCGCACGGTGCGCGCACGGATCTGGCGGGTGCAGGTGGGCCGCAATCCGCTCTTCCTGCTCGACAGCAACCTGCCCGAGAACCTGCCCGAGGACCGCGAGCTCACCAGCCGGCTCTACGGCGGGGCCGAGGACATGCGCATCCGGCAGGAGATCCTGCTGGGCATCGGCGGCCTGCGGGCGCTGATGGCCCTCGATCTGGAGCCGACGGTGTGCCACCTGAACGAGGGGCACTCGGCGTTCCTGGGCCTCGAGCGCATCAACCTGCTCATGAAGAACCGGGGACTCGACTACGAGACGGCCTTCGAGCTCGTGCGCGCGAGCAACGTCTTCACCACCCACACGCCGGTGCCGGCGGGCAACGACCACTTCGCGCCCGACCTGGTGCGCAAGTACCTCACGTCCAAGGCCGACGAGCTGGGCATCGGCATCGAGCGCCTGCTGGCCCTGGGCCGCCAGAACCCCCTCGACCAGAACGAGACGTTCTGCATGACGGTGCTCGCCCTGCGTCTGAGCCGTTTCGTCAACGGCGTCAGCGAACTGCACGGCCACGTGTCGCGCGGCATGTGGCAGGAGGTCTGGCGCGGCGTACCGGTCGAGGAGATCCCCATCTCGCACGTGACCAACGGCATCCACACGCGGAGCTGGCTGTGCCACGAGATCGCGCGGCTGTACGACCGCTACCTCGGTCCGCGCTGGTTCGAGGATCCCACCAACAAGACCCTGTGGGACCGCGTGGACATGATCCCCGACGCCGAGCTGTGGCGCAGCCACGAGCGCATGCGCGAGCGCCTGGTCGGCTTCGTGCGCGGCCGCCTGCGCAGCCAGCTGCGCAAGCGGGGCGCCAACCGCGCCTGGGTGAAGCAGGCCTCCGAGGTGCTCGACCCCGAGGCCCTGACCATCGGCTTCGCGCGACGCTTCGCCACCTACAAGCGCGCGGCGCTGATCCTGAGCGATCCGGACCGCCTGGCCCGGATCCTGAACGATCCCGAGCGACCGGTGCAGCTCATCTTCGCCGGCAAGGCGCACCCGAAGGACCATCCGGGTAAGGAGCTGATCCGGCAGCTGATCCACCTCGCGCAGGAGGAGCGCTTCCGCAAGCGGATCGTCTTCATCGAGGACTACAACATCGAGGTGGGGCGCTACCTGGTGCAGGGCGTGGACGTGTGGCTCAACAACCCGCGCCGGCCCCTCGAGGCCAGCGGCACCAGCGGCATGAAGGTGCCGCCCAACGGCGGCATCAACCTGAGCATCCTCGACGGCTGGTGGTGCGAGGGGTACCACCAGGACAACGGCTGGTCCATCGGCGCCGGCGAGGACTACGAGGACCAGGCCGAGGACCACGCCTACCAGGACGACGTCGAGTCGACGGCCCTGTACGACCTGCTCGAGAACGAGATCGTGCCGACCTTCTACGAGCGCAGCAGCGACGACGTGCCGCGCGAGTGGACCCGCATCATGAAGAACTCCATGCGCACCGTGAACGCCGAGTTCAACACCAACCGCATGGTCGAGGAGTACACCGAGCGGTTCTACATCCCGTGCGTCCAGAACGCCGGCCGGCTCGGCGCCGACGACTTCGCCAAGGCCCGCGAACTGGCCGACTGGCGGCGCCGCGTGCACGCGTCGTGGCCGGCGGTGACCATCACCCGGGTCGAGGATCCCCCGCGCGGCGACCAGCCCATGGGCACGAGCCTGAAGGTGACGGCCCACCTGCAGCTCGGCGCCATCCCGCCGGAGGAGATCCTCGTCGAGGCCTACCACGGCCTGGTCGACACCAACGGGGCGATCCCCGACGGCGAGACGGCGACCCTGTTCCCCGCCGGCACCGCCGACGACGGGGCGGTCATCTTCTCGGGCGAGATCGCCTGCCGCCGGGCCGGCCGCCGCGGCTTCACGGTGCGGGCCGTGCCGCGCAAGGACGGTTTCCCCCTCGACCGCTTCGAGACCGGTCTGGTGACCTGGTGGGACGGCTCCGAAGTCGGCGCCCCCCTGGCCACCGCCGGGACCGCCTCGCGCACGGTGCACCGGGCCTGAGCGCCCGGCCGCCGTCGCGCACCGCACGCCGCCCCGGGTGGTTCCACCCGGGGCGGTTCGTTTCCGGCCTGGGGTGCGGCCTCCCCGCCTTCGCGCTATCTTCCTGTTCCGCAACGAACTGGAGCAGCGCGATGACCTTCGAGATCCTCATCGTCACCCTCGTCCTGCTGGCGGCCCTCGCGCTGCTCATCAGCGAGCGCCTGCCCTACGACCTGACGGCCATCGGGATCATGGTCGCCCTGATGGTCACGGGGGTGCTGCGCCCCGCCGACGCCGTGGCCGGCTTCGCCAACCCGGCGCCGGTCACCGTCGGGGCCCTCTTCATCGTCACCAAGGGGCTGATGCGCACCGGCGGGCTCGTCTTCCTGTCCCGCCTGATGGCCGCCGTCACGCGCGGGCGGCCGCGGCTGATCCTGCTGGTGAGCGTGCTGCTCGTGGGGCTGCTGTCGGCCTTCGTGAACAACACGCCGGTGGTCGTGCTCATGCTGAGCGTGATCCTGGCCCTGAGCGGCCGCTTCGACCTCTCGCCGGCGCGCTTCCTGATGCCCGTCTCGTTCGCCTCGATCCTGGCCGGGACGACGACCCTCATCGGCACCTCGACCAACATCATCGTCAGCGACCTGGCCGCCGACCGCGGGATCGCGCCTCTCGGCATGTTCGAACTGGCCCGGGTCGGGGTGCCCCTGGCGGTGGTCGGCATCATCCTGGTGCTCCTGCTCGCGGATCGTCTCCTGCCCCGCACCCATCCGCCGATCTTCCATCACGCCCACGGCGCGCGGCACCGCTACATCGCCGAACTCTTCGTGCCCGCCGACAGCCCCGCCGTGGGCCGCGACCCGGCCGAGGCCCTGCGCTCGGGCCGGGAGGCGCCCGAGGTGCACGAGGTGCTGCGCGGGCGCCGGGTGCTCTTCCCCCCGACCGACGACTGCACCCTCGCCGCCGGCGACCTGATCCTGGTCAGCGCCACCGCCGCCGAGCTGGTCGCCGTGCTCGAGCGGGGCCACGTGACGCTGCCGACCCTGGCCGGACGCCCCATGGACGAGCCCTACCGCGAGGACACCCAGCTCGTGGAGGCCATCGTGCCGCCCGAGTCGCACCTGCTGGGGCGCCGGATCGGGGGCACGCATCTCGGACTCGGCGACGGCCTGCGGGTGGTGGGCGCCCAGCGGCGGCGGCGGCACTACGAGGCGGGCAAGCTGAACCAGCTGCGGCTGGCGGTGGGCGACATCCTGCTGCTGCAGTGCAGCGAGCTGCGGTTGTCGCGACTGCAGGCCGATCCCGACCTGATCATCGCCGACAGCGCCGTGCCCCGGCCCGCCAACATCCGCAAGGCGCCGGTGGCCGTGGTCGTCTTCGCGGGCATGGTCGCGGCGGCCGCCGGCGGCGTGACCGACATCATGACCGCCGCCCTCGCCGCCGCCTTCCTCATGCTCGTCAGCGGCTGCCTGCGCCTGCACGAGGCCTACGAGGCCGTCGACGTGCCGGTGCTGATGCTCATCGTCGGGACGATCTCCCTGGGTACGGCCATGACCAGCAGCGGCGCCGCCGACCTCTACGCCCGCGGATTCCTCTCGGTCTTCGAGGCGGGCGGGCCGCGGGTCGTGCTGGCGGCGTTCGTGGTGCTGACGAGCCTGCTCTCCCACGTGCTGTCCAACAACTCCACGGCGGTGCTGCTGGTGCCGGTGGCCCTGGCCACGGCCGGAGCGTACGGGGTCGATCCGCGGCCCTTCCTGGTGGGCATCTGCTTCGGCGCCTCGGCCTGCTTCGCGACGCCCATCGGCTACCAGACCAACCTGCTGGTCTACGGTCCGGGCGGCTACCGCTTCGCCGACTTCCTGCGTCTCGGCATGGTGCTGAACCTGGTCGTCTGGGTCGGCGCCTCGGTGCTCATTCCCCGCTACTGGAGTTTCTGATCCCACCGGACGCACGACGGGGGCCGCCTGACGACGGCCCCCGTCCGCTCTCCTGCCGAACCGTCCTACTTGCCCAGCTCGGTCGGCAGCGCCGGCGCCTCGGTCGGCACCGTGTTGCGATGCCCCTTCAGCTCGGCCAGGACCTCGCTGATCGCCGCCTCGAGCTGCGAATCCCGGCCCGCGTTGGTCTGCACCGGATCGAGTCGGACCTCGATGTCCGGCGCCACGCCCTCGTTCTCGACCCTCCACTCGCCCTCCGGGGTGAAGAAGCGGAAGAAGGGCACGGCGAGGAAGCCGCCGTCGACCAGGCCCGGATTGGCCGAGATGCCGATCAGGCCGCCCCAGGTGCGGGTGCCCATCAGCTTGCCCAGCCCCGCGTAGCGGAACGACCACGGCAGGTAGTCGCCGCCGGAACCGGCGTCCTGGTCGATGAGCATGAGCTTGGGGCCGTGCATGGCCCCCATGGGCGTGTTGTAGATCTCGCCGTCGCGGTCCTTCCAGCCGGACAGGTGCTTGCGGCCGAGGACCTCGATGATGTAGTTGGCCGCCTGGCCGCCGGCGTTGCTCCGCTCGTCGATGATCAGGGCTTCCTTGTCGACCTGGGCGAAGAACATCCGGTTGAAGTAGGTGTAGCCGGCGCCCGCCGTGTTGGGCAGGTACACGTAGCCCACGCGGCCGTCGGTGGCCTCGGCGACACGGCGGCGATTGGCCTCGATCCAGTACCAGAGCCGCAGGCCGCGTTCCGACCCCGTCGGCTCGACGACGATGTCGCGGGCGTCCTTGCCGTCGGCGCGGGGCCCCACGCGCAGGGTCACCTGCTCGCCGGTCGTGCCCTCGAGGTGGGCGAAGATGTTGTCGCCTTCCCCCAGCTCGTGGCCGTTGACCGCCAGGATGAACTCGCCCTCGCGGACGCCGTTGCCCGGCACGGCCAGGGGCGCCGCGGTGAACGGATTCCACGACTCGCCGGTGTAGACCCGGGTCACCCGGTGCCGCCCGTCGACGAGCTCGAAGTTGGCGCCGAGCAATCCGGCGCCGGGGCCGTCCTCCCGATGGACGTCGCCGCCGCCGACCCGGTTGTGGCCCGCCTGCATCTCGCCGATCATCTCCACCATGAGGTCGTTGAGGTCCTCGCGCCGTCCCACGTGGGCGACCAGGGGCCGGTACCGCGCGTAGACCGCGTCCCAGTCGAGGCCGTGCAGGGTCGGCGCGTAGAAGTACTCGCGCTCCATGCGCCACACCTCGTCGAAGATCACGCCCCACTCCTCGCGGGGGTCGATGCGCGCCCGCACGTCGCCGGTGCCGAGACTCTCCGCCTCGATCTTGGCCCCGAGCTTGCCCACCGAGAGCTGGCCGCGGCCCTTCTGCAGCAGCACATGCTTGCCGTCGGCCGCGACCACGAACGAGCGCACGCCGGACATGACCGTCTTGGCCTCGAGGTCGTCGAAGTCGAAGCGCACCAGTTCGGGCGCCTCGCCGCGCTCGCCGGGAGGCTCGTTCGAGCCGCCGGGCTGCGGGAAGTCGAGGTAGTACAGGGCGCCGTCGTCGCCCACGGCCAGGTTGCCGTAGTTGCGCTCGGCCACGGGCAGCGCCACGATCCGGGCGGCGATGCCGTCGAGGTCGATGCGGGTCGCGGCGTCGGCCTTCTCCTCGTCGTCGCCGTTGTCCTTCCGGTCCTTCTTGCCCTTGCCGCCCTTCTTCTCCTTGTCGCCCTTGTCGTCGCCGCCGGCGGCCTCCTCGTCGCCGCCGTCCGGCAGGAGGGGCGATTCGCCGTCGGCGGCCAGGACCACGGCGTACAGGCCCGCCCGGTAGGGGCGCTCCTGGCTGGTCATGTTCAGGCCGACCTGGATCGGTCCGGCGTTGGTCGAGGCGGCGAAATAGAGATACTTGCCGTCGGGACTGAAGGCGGGCGCGGCCACGTCGGCGGCACCGTCGGTGATCACGTGGCGCTTGCCCGCGGCCAGGTCGTGGAGCACGAGGTCGCGGTTGTAGTTGGCCTGCTCGTGG is a window encoding:
- the glgP gene encoding alpha-glucan family phosphorylase, encoding MDMPAIQNFVVTPNLPDPLKPLLDIARNVWWTWNVEAINLLRRVDPDQWDAHDGNPVAVLGSLSPERVAALGKDRAFLAHLERVREDLDRYLNRPTWFQGEHDDLPTARVGYFSLEFGLHESLPLYSGGLGILAGDHLKSATDLGLPLVGVGLAYKEGYFRQYLNHDGWQMEGYTVNDFYNMSMEQVRDDAGDPRTIEVHYPGRTVRARIWRVQVGRNPLFLLDSNLPENLPEDRELTSRLYGGAEDMRIRQEILLGIGGLRALMALDLEPTVCHLNEGHSAFLGLERINLLMKNRGLDYETAFELVRASNVFTTHTPVPAGNDHFAPDLVRKYLTSKADELGIGIERLLALGRQNPLDQNETFCMTVLALRLSRFVNGVSELHGHVSRGMWQEVWRGVPVEEIPISHVTNGIHTRSWLCHEIARLYDRYLGPRWFEDPTNKTLWDRVDMIPDAELWRSHERMRERLVGFVRGRLRSQLRKRGANRAWVKQASEVLDPEALTIGFARRFATYKRAALILSDPDRLARILNDPERPVQLIFAGKAHPKDHPGKELIRQLIHLAQEERFRKRIVFIEDYNIEVGRYLVQGVDVWLNNPRRPLEASGTSGMKVPPNGGINLSILDGWWCEGYHQDNGWSIGAGEDYEDQAEDHAYQDDVESTALYDLLENEIVPTFYERSSDDVPREWTRIMKNSMRTVNAEFNTNRMVEEYTERFYIPCVQNAGRLGADDFAKARELADWRRRVHASWPAVTITRVEDPPRGDQPMGTSLKVTAHLQLGAIPPEEILVEAYHGLVDTNGAIPDGETATLFPAGTADDGAVIFSGEIACRRAGRRGFTVRAVPRKDGFPLDRFETGLVTWWDGSEVGAPLATAGTASRTVHRA
- a CDS encoding right-handed parallel beta-helix repeat-containing protein — encoded protein: MTGKFLIATGLVLAASLIPGTLPATAEAATLSVPANHATIAEAFAAAATGDRVEVAPGTYYESGLRLPNGVALVGASGDPRDVVIDARSEGRILLVDGASQATLVSNITFRNGYAAGRTGFERSGGAIFCSGSTVQIYNCTFEGNQSQGSGGAIRCTMSTPLITGCVFRDNRAEEGGGAIDCSIYSSPLIRGCTFTANAASWGGALSCRGASSPTVYSSIFDGNGTFGDKSYGGAIFADVASQPAIDQSTFYGNTARYGGALACFEDATTDLEHCTLTENTAEVLGGGLFAYESSPNITATIVAFQNGSGISAEGAGQPQITCSNIYGNSQGDWVGAIATQLATADNITADPLFCGSGDGAAAFTLATSSPSSGDGPCGTMGAWPVGCSLSAISVTAFGATWDGQAVTLEWHALLYDQAVEFRVTGAWADEPASSWDVPFTVLGGGFYEAVDRTAAGSGDVVYRLYMDAGTGSWEYLDEARLTPVPAFTGIRELKAYPNPFNPMTTISFRLGTAQRARISVYTPSGRRVAVLADQEFGAGPQSVNWEGLDASGARVGSGLYIVLVEGATERLTRKITLVK
- a CDS encoding SLC13 family permease gives rise to the protein MTFEILIVTLVLLAALALLISERLPYDLTAIGIMVALMVTGVLRPADAVAGFANPAPVTVGALFIVTKGLMRTGGLVFLSRLMAAVTRGRPRLILLVSVLLVGLLSAFVNNTPVVVLMLSVILALSGRFDLSPARFLMPVSFASILAGTTTLIGTSTNIIVSDLAADRGIAPLGMFELARVGVPLAVVGIILVLLLADRLLPRTHPPIFHHAHGARHRYIAELFVPADSPAVGRDPAEALRSGREAPEVHEVLRGRRVLFPPTDDCTLAAGDLILVSATAAELVAVLERGHVTLPTLAGRPMDEPYREDTQLVEAIVPPESHLLGRRIGGTHLGLGDGLRVVGAQRRRRHYEAGKLNQLRLAVGDILLLQCSELRLSRLQADPDLIIADSAVPRPANIRKAPVAVVVFAGMVAAAAGGVTDIMTAALAAAFLMLVSGCLRLHEAYEAVDVPVLMLIVGTISLGTAMTSSGAADLYARGFLSVFEAGGPRVVLAAFVVLTSLLSHVLSNNSTAVLLVPVALATAGAYGVDPRPFLVGICFGASACFATPIGYQTNLLVYGPGGYRFADFLRLGMVLNLVVWVGASVLIPRYWSF
- the ychF gene encoding redox-regulated ATPase YchF, encoding MQIGIIGFKFTGKTTLFNVITGAGQPTGVGGVEPHLAVGRVPDPRLDRLTAMFKPKRQVNASVEWVDIPGFAGGDGGGQRESTKFLEHGRKVDALAQVVRCFGGGYGAPDPVGELESMALELGLADLQIVENRLEKLAKEKARMGKVANPLEPPMMERFRAQLENDRPLRDLELNPDEAKISSGYAFLTLKPMIVVLNHAEGEDAPDDAVAAARAMGAEVVALCASVEEELAELEAGEAAEFLADLGIAEPALNRMIRASYGALQLQSFFTVGPDECRAWAVRRGATAPEAAGAIHSDLQRGFIRAEVTAYDDLIGAGDMAKAKAANLVRLEGKQYVVRDGDILEIRFSV
- a CDS encoding PD40 domain-containing protein; translated protein: MKHLLPIALCAILLAGPALGADQTLLLREPDLSADHLAFVYAGDIWVAAPDGAQPRRLTSAEADEGNPIFSPDGSLIAFAADYGGNLDVYVVPTAGGQPRRLTWHPGPDFPVAWSADGRAVAFVSTRETDHGRSGQLYHVDLAGGLPAKRMEARFYRGAYDAAGGRLAYIAHGSGYNGLFGGSSGWKGYRGGTTPEMMVMDLARGGVVTIPGAGSTNFSPVWLGETLYFVSDREDEIHNIYRWNEADNSVARVSAEKVWDVRDAAGHGDVLVYEAGGRLWRQPAAGGAATEIVVSIAPDLPQLRPAWKDASRTIQGLDLSPTGKRALVTARGEVFTVPVEDGSTRNVTSTGDRREYSALWSPDGGELAWIVDSREGQTLVIANQDGRGERREYPLGPSFYDLRSWSGGDTPRIAYTDNHLSLYVIETDGGRITTIDTGVRRESVELAFSPAGDWLAYTHEQANYNRDLVLHDLAAGKRHVITDGAADVAAPAFSPDGKYLYFAASTNAGPIQVGLNMTSQERPYRAGLYAVVLAADGESPLLPDGGDEEAAGGDDKGDKEKKGGKGKKDRKDNGDDEEKADAATRIDLDGIAARIVALPVAERNYGNLAVGDDGALYYLDFPQPGGSNEPPGERGEAPELVRFDFDDLEAKTVMSGVRSFVVAADGKHVLLQKGRGQLSVGKLGAKIEAESLGTGDVRARIDPREEWGVIFDEVWRMEREYFYAPTLHGLDWDAVYARYRPLVAHVGRREDLNDLMVEMIGEMQAGHNRVGGGDVHREDGPGAGLLGANFELVDGRHRVTRVYTGESWNPFTAAPLAVPGNGVREGEFILAVNGHELGEGDNIFAHLEGTTGEQVTLRVGPRADGKDARDIVVEPTGSERGLRLWYWIEANRRRVAEATDGRVGYVYLPNTAGAGYTYFNRMFFAQVDKEALIIDERSNAGGQAANYIIEVLGRKHLSGWKDRDGEIYNTPMGAMHGPKLMLIDQDAGSGGDYLPWSFRYAGLGKLMGTRTWGGLIGISANPGLVDGGFLAVPFFRFFTPEGEWRVENEGVAPDIEVRLDPVQTNAGRDSQLEAAISEVLAELKGHRNTVPTEAPALPTELGK